A segment of the Sulfitobacter sp. D7 genome:
GCTGACCACGGCGATGATCTATACCCAGATGAAAACCGTGCCGCGCTGGCACAGCGTGATGACGCCGCTGAACTTCTTGTCGCTCAGCATTGCAGGAGGCGCGTTGCTGGCCGGGCAAGTGACCGCGGCGATGCTGCTTCTTGCGCTGGCGGGCGTGGTGCAGATCGCCACATGGTGGCGCGGGGATCAGGCGCTGGCGGCCTCGGGCACCGATATCGCGACAGCGACGCGGCTCGGCAATATCGGCAGCGTCCGCGCCTTTGAGCCGCCGCATACTGGCAGCAACTACCTGCTGCGAGAGTTCGTTTATCAGATTGGGCGCAAACACGCGCTGAAGCTGCGGGTGATCGCGATCACGCTGATGGTGCTGCTGCCATTGCTGCTTTTGCTCTCGCCCGTGTTCCACCACCTTGCCGCTGCCCTCGCGGTGCTCAGCCACGCGGCGGGGGTGCTGACCTCCCGCTGGCTGTTCTTTGCGCAGGCGGAACATGTGGTCGGCATCTACTACGGCAAACGCTGAACGCAAAAGAGGGGGTGTCTCCACCCCCTCTTGCATTCAAATTCACAGCTTAAAAAGCAGTCTCAGTTCATCAAACCCGCATGACGCAGACCCGCATCGACTAGTTCCTTGGTCGGGTCCGTCAGCTCTGTCAGCGGCAGACGTACCTCGTCGGAACAGAGATCCAGCCGCGACATGGCGTATTTCACGCCAACCAGCCCCGGCTCGGTAAAGATCGCCTTGTGCAGCGGCATCAGACGGTCCTGCAATTCCAACGCCTTGGCGTAATCGCCCTCAAGGCAGGCCGCCTGCATCTGCGCGGAAAGACGCGGTGCGACATTGGCGGTGACCGAGATACAGCCAACGCCGCCTTGGGCGTTGAACCCATGCGCGGTGGCGTCTTCGCCGGACAGCTGGCAGAAATCCGGGCCGCAGGTGATGCGCTGATCGCTAACGCGCGCCAGATCGCCGGTGGCGTCTTTCACGCCAACGATGCGCGGCAGTTGGGCCAACTCGCCCATCGTCTCGGGCAGCATATCCACGACCGAACGACCGGGGATGTTATAGATGATGATCGGCAGTTCACAGCAGTCGTGCACGGCGGTGAAATGCGCCACCAACCCGCGTTGCGTGGGTTTGTTGTAATAGGGCGTCACCACCAGCAGCGCGTCGGCGCCGACCTTTTCGGCGTGGCGGGCAAGACGGATGCTTTCGACCGTGTTGTTCGACCCGGCACCGGCAATCACCGGGATGCGCCCAGCGACGGCTTTGACCACCTCTTCGACGACGGTCTCATGCTCGGCATGGCTCAGCGTCGGGGATTCGCCGGTGGTGCCGACGGGGACAAGTCCGCTCGACCCTTCGCCGATGTGCCATTCGATAAGTTTCTTGAGCGTATCCAGATCCAGCGCGCCGTTGCGAAACGGCGTGACGAGGGCAGGCAGAGAGCCTTTGAACATGTGCACGCTCCTTAAGTGCTGGCCGGCGGAAACCGGACTGGATGAAGACTTTTGCGGGGACTAATGTTTGATAAACGTCGCCCGAGCCATATGTTGCAAGGCTCTAGCCTCGGAGACGTAGGAAATGCAAGCGATGACGCGCCTGATGGCGATTCTCATGAGTGTTTTTGTCCTGACCGTGCCTGCGGAAGCGCAGCGCCCGCGCCCTTTGGGCTGGGCGATGGACGCGATGCGCAGCGGCAATTGGGACGCGGCTGCGGCCTTGGCCGCCCGCGATGGGCAGGCCGCCGTCGATGTGATCGAATGGCACCGCCTGCGCGCCGGGCGGGGCACTTATGCCGAAGCGCGTGATTTTCTGAACCGCAGGCCCGATTGGCCCGGTGAGGCATATCTGCGTCGGCAGACCGAAGAGGCGGTGATCAAGCAGTCCCAAGACGACATACTGGATTTCTTTTCGGCCATGGCCCCGCAGACCCCGCGCGGGGTGCTGGCCCATGCCAAGGCACTGATCGACAGCGGCCAGCGCGGCGAGGCCGAGGCGAACCTCGTTCTGGCGTGGCGCACCATGCCGATGAACGCCACCAGTCAGGAATTGTTCGTCGACGCACACGGCAGCCTTCTGGCCCCGCATCACTCGGCGCGGCTCGAAGAGATGCTCTGGCAGCGCGAGCATTCCGAAGCGCGGCAGATGTTCGATCTGGTTTCCAGCGCCGACAAGGCACTGGCCGAGACGCGCATCGCCCTGCAAAAGCTGGAAAGCGATGTGAACACCAAGATCGACGCCCTGCCCGCCTCCAAGGCTGACGCACCGGGGCTGGCGCATGACCGCTTTGAGTGGCGGATGCGCAAAGGGCTGCGCGATGACGCCAAGGCATTGATGCTGGCAAAGTCGACCTCGGCTGCGGGGCTGGGCCAGCCCCCCGCTTGGGCCAACCGCCGCCGCGCCTTGGCGCGGGACGAGATGCGCAATGGCGACGCCAAAACCGCCTACCGGCTGGCCTCGCAGCATTTCCTGACCGACGGCTCGAACTACGCGGACCTTGAGTGGCTTTCGGGCTATATCGCGCTGCGCTTTCTGAACGACCCAACGACTGCGTTGGGCCACTTTCAAAACCACGATAACGCCGTGGAATCCCCGATCAGCCAAGGCCGCGCCGGCTATTGGCAAGGCCGCGCGCTGGAGGCGATGGGCGATGCCGAAGGGGCTGCCAAGGCCTATGCCATGGGGGCGAAGTATCAGACATCCTTCTATGGGCTGCTGGCCGCTGAGCGGGGCGGCATTCCCTTCGACGAAAAGCTAACGGGCGCGGCCCCTGCCCAAGACTGGCGAACATCCCCGCTCGCCCGGGCGCCGTTGTTCGAAGCCGGGTTGCTGTTGCAAGCCTCGGGTGAGCTGTCCACCGCAGAGCGGTTCTGGACCCATCTGGCAGAGCAACTGGTGCCCGAAGACATCGCCCTGCTGGGGCAGGCGGCAATTGACGCAGGCCAGCCGCATCTCGCGGTGATGATCGGCAAACGCGCGGCGCAGCGCGGGTTGGAAGTGCCCGCCCCCTATTACGCGCTGCACAGTCTGGTCGAGAAAGACCTGCCAATGGCCACCGAAATGACCCTCGCCATCGCGCGCCGCGAAAGCGAGTTTGACCCGAACGTCCAAAGCGGCGTCGGCGCGCGGGGCTTGATGCAGATCATGCCCGCCACGGCGAAAGACGTGGCACGCGATCTGGGCATCTCTAGCCAGCACACCACCGACCGCCTGACCGCCGATCCAGATTACAACGCACGGCTTGGGGCGACTTACCTGTCGCAAATGGCCGGGCAGTTTGACGGCAACGTGTCCATGATGTCAGCCGCCTATAACGCGGGCCCCCGCCGCCCGCGCCGCTGGATGTCGACCTATGGCGACCCGCGCAAAGGTGAAATCGACATTGTCGATTGGATTGAGATGATCCCCTTCCGCGAGACGCAGAACTACGTGATGCGGGTGACCGAAAGCCTGCCCGTCTACCGTGCCCGTCTGGGGAAAGACCCGCTGCCGATCCCCTTTAGCGAAGAGTTAACCGGGTCGACGCTGAAGGCGTTCGCGCCATAGGGTGAACAGCCCCGCCGCCACGATCATGCCTGCACCCAGCACCACGCTCGGGCGCAGCACTTCGTTAAAGACCGACAGGCCGATGATCACGGTAAAGATCAGCTGCGTATAGGCGAAGGGCTGCACGGCGCTCGCCTCGGCAACCTCATAACAGCGGATCAGCAGCCAGTGGCCCGTCACCCCGGTGATGCAGAGCGTGCCCATCAACAGCCAGTTGCCCGGTGTCATCGGCTCCCAAAACCAGACGCCCACGGCGGTCATCACCGCCGCCCCGGTCACGCCGGTCCAGAAGAAACTCGTCGCCGTATTGTCGCGCCGCGCAACATAGCGGGTGAGCAGCCCGTAGACCGCGAACATCGCCGCCCCCGCCAGCGGGATCGCGGCGGCAGGGTCCACCACCCGCAGCCCCGGTTGCAGGATCACCAGCACCCCGATGAACCCCACACCAATCGCCGCCCACCGCCGCCAGCCGACCTTTTCACCCAATATCGGCCCCGAGAGCGCCGCCACCAGCAGTGGATAACAGGTGAAGACAGCATGGCTTTCCACCAACCCAAGGATCGTAAAGCCAAGCACCATCGTACATATCTGCGCCGACAGCAGCACGCCACGCAGGATCTGCACCGCAGGCTGCGTGGTCGCGGCGGCCTTGCGGATACCGCCTGCCTTGCGCAGAGCCAGCGCGATGACGAAGGCAGCAAAGAACCAATAGCGGATCATTACCACCATCAGCACATTGTAGTTCTCGGCCAGATGGCGCGACAGCCCGTCTTGGACGGCAAAGACCATTGTCGTGGCGATCATCAGCATGATGCCAAGCGGGATGTTGTTGGATTGAGGCACGCTAGACTGGCTCATAGCGGCATCTGCGCGCGGGTCATGTGGCGTTTGCGGCCATAGCCGGGGATGCGGGTGACCTCGAATCCGCCTGCGCCAAGCGCGCGGCGGACGAAGCCTGCGGCGGTATAGGTCGCGGCGGTGCCGCCCGGTGCGGTGTGGCGGGCGACCTCGGCCATCAGGTCATCGCCCCACAACTCAGGGTTCTTGGCGGGCGAAAACCCGTCGAGGAACCAAGCATCGGCCTGCCCCTGCCACGCGGGGAGGGCCTGCCGCGCATCGCCGATGATGATCTCGGCGCGCAGGCCGGGCAGTTCCAACACGCCGCCGGTGCCATCCCACGCCGCTGTCAGCGCATCACGCCGCCCGTCAAGCGCGGGAAAGGCCGCATGGGCCTGCGCCATATCCTCAGGCCGCATCGGGTAGGCTTCGAAACTGGTGAAATGCAGCGGCCCTTCGTGGCCCGCGCGCATCCATGCGTCCCACGCCAGCAGCAGGTTCAGCCCGGTGCCAAAGCCCAGTTCGGCGATGTGAAAACCGGGGCGAAACCGCTCTGGCAGGTCATTGCCCGCCAGAAAGACATAGGCCGTTTCCGCCGCGCCGTCCTCTAGGCTGAAGTAGGGATCATCGAACTGGGTCGAGACGGGCACTTGGCCCTCGCGCCACGTGATCTGGGCATTCTGGTCTGGCACGGTACGTCCTGCTAGAGGGGGAGCGAAGTCGCGCAAACACTGCGCAAGCTGGCGGGGAATGGCAATGGTGGATGTAACCGTAAGAGGGGCCGGGATTTTCGGCCTGTCGGTGGCTTGGGCCTGCGCCCTGCGCGGCGCATCGGTGCGGGTGGTTGACCCGGCAGGACCGGCAGCAGGCGCCTCGGGTGGGATCGTGGGCGCGCTGGCGCCGCATGTGCCGGAGAATTGGAACGCCAAGAAAGCCTTTCAGCTTGAAAGCCTGCTCAGCGCCGAGGGTTTCTGGGCCGAGGTGGAGGCCGTGGGCGGTCACGCCCCGGGTTATATCCGCAGCGGGCGTCTGCAACCGGTGGCGGATGACGCGGCGCTCGCGCTGGCGCGACAACGGCAAGACACAGCAGCCGAGCTATGGCAGGGCCGTGCCCGCTGGGCATTGATCCGCGCCGAGGATCAAGATTGGGCCCCGCACAGCCCCACCGGCTGGCTGATCCACGACACGCTCAGCGCCCTCGTCCACCCGCGCCAAGCCTGCGCGGCGCTGGTGGCGGCCTTGGCGGTGAGAGGCGTTGAGATTGTGGCCGAGGCCCCCGAGGCGGGCCAGACCCTCTGGGCCACTGGCGTCGCGGGGTTGGAGACGCTGAACGCGGGCCACCCGCGTCTGGTTGGCGCAGGGATCAAGGGTCAAGCCGCGCTCTTGCAGCTTGACCAAGGCGGCGCGGCGCAGCTCTTTGCCGATGGGGTGCATGTGATCCCGCATCTCGACGGCACGGTGGCAGTCGGCGGCACGACAGAACGCGAATATGACAGCCCCGACTGCACCGATGCACAGCTTGACGCGGTGATCGCCAAGGCCCGCGCGGCGGTGCCCGCCTTGCAAGACGCGCCGGTGATCGAACGCTGGGCCGGGCTGCGCCCCCGCAGCCGCAGCCGCGCGCCAATGTTGGGCGCATGGCCCGGCAGGCCGGGGCAGTATATTGCCAATGGCGGGTTCAAAATTGGCTTTGGTATGGCCCCCAAAGTGGCAGAGGTGATGGCCGATCTGCTGCTCGAAGGGCGCGATGCCATCCCCGAGGGCTTTAGGGTTGGCGATAACCTCTAGGCCAAAGAAAAACCCCGGCCAGTGGCCGGGGTTCAATACCGTTCCCAACGGGTCGCGGCTTAGCGCGCGTTGGGCAGGATCACGATCTCGACCCGGCGGTTCTGCGCCTTGCCTGCGGCACTCAGGTTGCTCGCCACTGGCTGGCTTTCGCCGCGGCCAAAGGTCTGCAAACGCTGCTGCGGCACGCCGTTGGACAGCAGGATGTTGCCAACAGCCTGTGCGCGACGCTCGGAAAGCTGCTGGTTATACGCCGCTTCGCCATCGCTGTCGGTGTGGCCGACGACCTGCAGGGTGGAGTTCTGATAAACGTTCACGTTCTGCGCCAGCGCGGCCAGATCGTCACGCAGGGCGGGCGATACGTTGGTGCTGTCGGTCGCGAACAGGATATCCTGCGGCAGGGTCACGATCAGACGGTCGCCGGTGTTGGTAATGACCACACGGCTGTCCATCGCGGCGCGCAACTCGGCCTCTTGCTTATCAAGCGAGTAACCCACGCCCGCGCCGATCGTGCCGCCGATCAAAGCGCCTTTCAGGGCGCCTTTGCCGTCACCTTCGGAAATCGCACCGGCAAGGGCCCCGACGCCCGCACCGATCAAAGCGCCATTCTTGGTCCGCTGGTTGGGATCGCCATTGCCGGGCTGCAGTGGCTGCGTACACGCACCCAGTGTCATCGCGCCGGCCAGAGCGGCGGCCAAAGTCATCTTCGAAGAAATCATGTCTACTGCCTTCATGTTTGCGGGCCCCGTTCGGGCGGGGCATCTTGACGTGAACGCAATATAGGCACTCAATGTTCCCGCGAACATTACATATAACCTTTATTCGGCAGAAACCCGCCCAGATGGGGGAGTTTGCGCTTCTGCCCGCGCGGATTCAAAGGCCAGCATCGCCCGTTTCACCGGTAGGCCCCAGTGATAGCCGCCCAAGCCGCCGCTTTTGCGCAGCGCGCGGTGACAGGGGATCAGCCAACTCACCGGATTGCGCCCCACCGCCGTGCCTACGGCGCGCACAGCACGGGGGCTGCCGACGGTCTGCGCAATTTCGGAATAGGTGGTCACCTGCCCCGACGGGATGCTCAATAGCGCCTCCCAAACCTTGATCTGAAACGGCGCACCGATGAGATAGAGCGGTGCCTTCGCTTCGGGGTCTTTCTGCATCCCAAACGCGGTGTCGACCCATGGGCGCAGCCGGTCGGGTGCTTCGACGAACTCAGCCAGCGGCCACCGGCTGCAAAGGTCCTCCATCGCTGCGTCCTCTCCCA
Coding sequences within it:
- a CDS encoding NAD(P)/FAD-dependent oxidoreductase, which gives rise to MVDVTVRGAGIFGLSVAWACALRGASVRVVDPAGPAAGASGGIVGALAPHVPENWNAKKAFQLESLLSAEGFWAEVEAVGGHAPGYIRSGRLQPVADDAALALARQRQDTAAELWQGRARWALIRAEDQDWAPHSPTGWLIHDTLSALVHPRQACAALVAALAVRGVEIVAEAPEAGQTLWATGVAGLETLNAGHPRLVGAGIKGQAALLQLDQGGAAQLFADGVHVIPHLDGTVAVGGTTEREYDSPDCTDAQLDAVIAKARAAVPALQDAPVIERWAGLRPRSRSRAPMLGAWPGRPGQYIANGGFKIGFGMAPKVAEVMADLLLEGRDAIPEGFRVGDNL
- a CDS encoding dimethyl sulfoxide reductase anchor subunit family protein, which translates into the protein MHPAPSVILFSSLSGMGFGLLAWLGIGLPTVTGWVAFVFFALAYLLAVGGLIASTFHLGHPERALKAFTQWRSSWLSREAWASVTALLTMAVYGAGLVFYDTRLWPLGLLGAALSLLTVLTTAMIYTQMKTVPRWHSVMTPLNFLSLSIAGGALLAGQVTAAMLLLALAGVVQIATWWRGDQALAASGTDIATATRLGNIGSVRAFEPPHTGSNYLLREFVYQIGRKHALKLRVIAITLMVLLPLLLLLSPVFHHLAAALAVLSHAAGVLTSRWLFFAQAEHVVGIYYGKR
- the mnmD gene encoding tRNA (5-methylaminomethyl-2-thiouridine)(34)-methyltransferase MnmD, which gives rise to MPDQNAQITWREGQVPVSTQFDDPYFSLEDGAAETAYVFLAGNDLPERFRPGFHIAELGFGTGLNLLLAWDAWMRAGHEGPLHFTSFEAYPMRPEDMAQAHAAFPALDGRRDALTAAWDGTGGVLELPGLRAEIIIGDARQALPAWQGQADAWFLDGFSPAKNPELWGDDLMAEVARHTAPGGTAATYTAAGFVRRALGAGGFEVTRIPGYGRKRHMTRAQMPL
- a CDS encoding DMT family transporter, translating into MSQSSVPQSNNIPLGIMLMIATTMVFAVQDGLSRHLAENYNVLMVVMIRYWFFAAFVIALALRKAGGIRKAAATTQPAVQILRGVLLSAQICTMVLGFTILGLVESHAVFTCYPLLVAALSGPILGEKVGWRRWAAIGVGFIGVLVILQPGLRVVDPAAAIPLAGAAMFAVYGLLTRYVARRDNTATSFFWTGVTGAAVMTAVGVWFWEPMTPGNWLLMGTLCITGVTGHWLLIRCYEVAEASAVQPFAYTQLIFTVIIGLSVFNEVLRPSVVLGAGMIVAAGLFTLWRERLQRRPG
- the dapA gene encoding 4-hydroxy-tetrahydrodipicolinate synthase, encoding MFKGSLPALVTPFRNGALDLDTLKKLIEWHIGEGSSGLVPVGTTGESPTLSHAEHETVVEEVVKAVAGRIPVIAGAGSNNTVESIRLARHAEKVGADALLVVTPYYNKPTQRGLVAHFTAVHDCCELPIIIYNIPGRSVVDMLPETMGELAQLPRIVGVKDATGDLARVSDQRITCGPDFCQLSGEDATAHGFNAQGGVGCISVTANVAPRLSAQMQAACLEGDYAKALELQDRLMPLHKAIFTEPGLVGVKYAMSRLDLCSDEVRLPLTELTDPTKELVDAGLRHAGLMN
- a CDS encoding transglycosylase SLT domain-containing protein — encoded protein: MQAMTRLMAILMSVFVLTVPAEAQRPRPLGWAMDAMRSGNWDAAAALAARDGQAAVDVIEWHRLRAGRGTYAEARDFLNRRPDWPGEAYLRRQTEEAVIKQSQDDILDFFSAMAPQTPRGVLAHAKALIDSGQRGEAEANLVLAWRTMPMNATSQELFVDAHGSLLAPHHSARLEEMLWQREHSEARQMFDLVSSADKALAETRIALQKLESDVNTKIDALPASKADAPGLAHDRFEWRMRKGLRDDAKALMLAKSTSAAGLGQPPAWANRRRALARDEMRNGDAKTAYRLASQHFLTDGSNYADLEWLSGYIALRFLNDPTTALGHFQNHDNAVESPISQGRAGYWQGRALEAMGDAEGAAKAYAMGAKYQTSFYGLLAAERGGIPFDEKLTGAAPAQDWRTSPLARAPLFEAGLLLQASGELSTAERFWTHLAEQLVPEDIALLGQAAIDAGQPHLAVMIGKRAAQRGLEVPAPYYALHSLVEKDLPMATEMTLAIARRESEFDPNVQSGVGARGLMQIMPATAKDVARDLGISSQHTTDRLTADPDYNARLGATYLSQMAGQFDGNVSMMSAAYNAGPRRPRRWMSTYGDPRKGEIDIVDWIEMIPFRETQNYVMRVTESLPVYRARLGKDPLPIPFSEELTGSTLKAFAP
- a CDS encoding OmpA family protein, producing the protein MISSKMTLAAALAGAMTLGACTQPLQPGNGDPNQRTKNGALIGAGVGALAGAISEGDGKGALKGALIGGTIGAGVGYSLDKQEAELRAAMDSRVVITNTGDRLIVTLPQDILFATDSTNVSPALRDDLAALAQNVNVYQNSTLQVVGHTDSDGEAAYNQQLSERRAQAVGNILLSNGVPQQRLQTFGRGESQPVASNLSAAGKAQNRRVEIVILPNAR